The Acidobacteriota bacterium genomic sequence GAGGCTCGCGGCTGGAGGCTCAAGGCTCGCTCCCGATCGATCCAGCGTTCGCAGGTTTACAGGTTCACAGGTTCGAAGATTCAGGCCCACAATCATCGGCGTACTCGTTCTCGCCGTCGTCATCGTCATCGACTACCTGCTACTCCTCAATCCGGAACACCGGCAGGCGCAACCCCCAGACGATGGCCAGCAGCCGGAGCAGCACCACCACGGCCAGTCCGATCAGCGCGGCGGCGTCCCGGCCGCCGCCCGCCGCCTGGAGCGCCACGTAGACCGTCGAGCCGGCGATGGCCGCGGTGGCGTAGATGTCACGGCGCAGGATCAGCGGGATCTCGGCGCTCAGCACGTCGCGCACCATGCCGCCGGCCACGCCGGTCATGGTGCCCATGGCCACGGCGATGAGCGGTGCCACGTGGGCGGCCTCGGCGATGCGGGTGCCCGTCATGGTGAACAGGGCCAGCCCCAGGGCGTCGGCGATCGCCAGCGCCCGGCCGGGCGGCTGGCGGTGGCGGACGTACAGGAGCGTGCCCAGCGCGGCGACGGCGATCACCACCAGGTACACCGGGTCAGCGATCCAGAAAATAGGGTGGCGGTCCAGGAGGATGTCGCGCAGCGTGCCGCCGCCGATGGCGGTGACCACGGCGATCACCAGCACGCCCAGCAGGTCCAGCCCCTTGCGGCCGGCCGACAGGGCGCCGCTCGCGGCGAACACGGCCACTCCCATGAGGTCGAGCACATGGAGCAGGGTCGCGGGTTGCTGGAACATCGGCTGAGATGATAATACAGGAAGGCGGCCGCCGTCCATCGGGGAACGCGGGCGCGGCGGTCGGCCGGCGCGTCAGCGGCCGCGTACGGCGAAGCGCCGCACATCCTCGCTCCAGGGAGGCGCCGCGCGGATGGCGTCGGGCACCGCCTCCGGCTCGGCGACCACCTGCCACATGGCCCGGTGGCGCTCGTCCATGAACCGCTCGGCGATGGCCTGGTCCAGGAGCTGGATCAGCGGCTCGAAGAAATTCCGGGTGTTGACCAGGATGATCGGGTTCAGGTAGAGCCCCAGCCGCTTGAGCGTGATGGCCTCAAGCAGCTCCTCCAGCGTGCCGCAGCCGCCCGGCAGCGCCACGGCGGCGGCGCTTTCGGCCAGCATCAGGTGCTTGCGGACCCGCATGTCCTCCACCAGGCGGAGTTCCGTGAGGCCGGGGTGCCCCCACTCCAGGTCGGCCATGAACCGCGGCAGCACGCCGGTGATGCGGCCGCCGCGTGACAGCACGCCGTCGGCGAGCGCGCCCATGGAACCCGCCCCGCCGCCGCCGTAAATGACGGGGAAGCCGCGGTCGGCCAGCGCCACGCCCAGGCGGTACGCGGCGTCGCGGTAGGCGGCGTCGGCCGCCGGGCTCGAGGCACAGTAGACACAGACGGGTGCTCGGTTTTCCGTTTGATCCATGATTCAGCCCCGCTCGCCGGCCGCTTTTGCGAGCCGGACCGACTCACTATATGACTCCGGCAAAGCGGATACAAGCCCCCTGGCACCGGCGACCGCGGAAGGCGTGACGACGCCCCCCGATTTCTAGGCGGGCGATTCCGGAGTCGGCTTCGGTCGGGTGGCCCACCAGGCCGCGAGAAAGAGGATGGCAAGAACCAGGTCCACGCCGGCGGGTGGCACCATGCCGAAATCCGTCCGCCTGGCGGCGAACAGCCAGGCGATGCTGACGAAGCTCAGGGTTTTGACCAGGAAAGCCGGGAGCATGATGGGGTGGTAGCGGGCCGGGTCGGAAGCCAGGACGAGGTAAAGAATCTGCCAGACGAGATTGATGCCGACAAAACCGTAAAAATAGACGGGGTACTCCAGACCGGGGGCCAAGCGGTGTTCCATGAAGTACATCGGCGCCACGGCGAGAATCCCGAAAATTCCGGCGATCCGGAACACCCATCGGGCGAATGTCATGGCGATGTTCCTCCAAGTCGGTTGATTCCCCCCGAGTCCGGAACCCGCGACATCCCGGATCCGGCCGGAGGACCGGTGCGGTACTGTCATCGGGCAAGCCGACGAGAGCATGCACCACACACACGGATGTACGCCCACCGGGGATCGGATGTTCCCGGTCCGGCCGAGCGGGAGGCTCAGCGCCGCTGGGACACCGCCACGCCCTCGGTCGCCGGCGTCGGGTCGGGTTCGCTGTGGCTGTGGAGCCGGTCGGTCCTGGGGTGGAGGCGTAGCAGCACAAGATAAGCAACCCCAGTTTGCGCGTCTGGTCGCTCTGCTCACGCCGCCATCAGCACGGCGCAGTCTTTGCTGCATAGTGGCGGGTCGGGCAGCGCTCTATCCGCCGATGACCACGGTCCAGGGGCGCACGCGCCATTGGGCGATGAGGCCGTTCTGCACGTACGGGTCGCTTTCGGCGAACGCCTCGGCCACGCGGGGCGAGTCGCCGCGGAACACCAGCACGGCGCCGTCGGCGGGTTCGGCGAAGGCGCCGGCCATGACGAGCTCGCCCCGGGCGTGGGCTGCTTGCGCCAGAGCCAGGTGGGCGTCCCGGAACGGTGCGCGGCGTTCCACGTAGTTCTCGACGGTGGTGTAGAACAGCAGGTGGTAGCGCCCGACGGCCGCCGGGCGAGGCTGTTCCGTGGTCCGCTGGGCGCGATAGGCCTGCAGAGTGGCAGTCAGAGATGCGCCGGCGCCGAACGCCCCGGCGATCAGGGTGATCAAACCGGTCGTGCTCGTTGTGCCGGCCAGCGTCTGCAGCGCCGCGGCGGCCGACGCCAGGAAGCAGACCAGAACGATCAAGTTCAACATCAGATGCCGACGGGATGGGGTCATGGTGTGCCTCCTGATGCGGATGGACCGGCGGCGCCGAGCTGATCCAGCAGGTCGAGGCCGTCCCACTCGCCCCAGCGTTCGGTGATCCGTCCGCCGACGATACGGAGGATCTCGATGCCGCGGAAGGTGATCCGGCAGCCGGTGGGCGCCGCGCCGAGGAACAGGCCGAGGTGAGTGGCAACGGCCGTCCACCGGATGGCCACCGTGTCGGTACGGGTGTCCACCACCAGGTCGTCGGTGGTCGCCTCGAAGTCGGGAAAGGCGGCGAACAGTTCAGCCACGCCCGCCGCGTAGGCGGCCAGCCCCGGATCGCGGCCGGCGGGCGAGCGGTCACAGAAGTCGGGCGCGTGCAGCTCGCTGATAGCTGCCAGGTCGCGTCGCCGCCACACCCGTTCCATCCAGTCGGTGGCCACCGCCGCCAGGGCGGCGTACTCAGGAGACAGCGATGGGTTCGTCAAAGGCATTCGGTTTTCTCCTTTGGACTTTCAGACGTGTTCGGTTTCCGGCGACGGCGCGCCGTCCCGTCCTTTGCCGTGCGCCGAGACCGTCAGTTCGAACGGGTGACGGAATCCCCGCATGTAGCCGGCCTGACCCACGACATCCAGCCGCCAGCGGATGTGGCCGTCGGGATGGGTGGGGCCGGAGGGTCGGGCGTCGTCGGGGATGGTGAAGTTGCGTTCGCGTTCCAGCGCCTTGCCCTCGCGGACACGGGTGTCCCGGATCTCGAGGACGGGGCGTCCGCAAAGCTGTTCCTGATCCTCGACGGTGGAGTGCGACTTGACGCTCACCCGGCGGCGGTACACCCGCTCGCCGACCAGTGTGACCGTGAGTTTTTGCAGTGCCACCGGTCCGGGCTGGCGCAGCCGCAGCCGGGCGGTCTGACCGGGGCGCAGGGTCGCACCGGGCGAGATGCTGAGTTCGGTCCATGGGATCTTCCGGCTCCGCCAGCCCTTGAGACCGGCGATCAGGAGCAGCAGACCCACGCCACCGAACATGCCGCCCACCACCGCCATGATCCAGAGGTCGTCTTCGCCTTTCGGCATGAAAACGAAGAGGATGATGATGGCAGCGCCGAACAGGACGAGCGGGGCGCCGAGAAGAAACACGCAGGTCAACTGTTCGCTGGGCTTGGCACCTGCGCGCGGCAGGCGCTCAAAGGCTGTGGAGGGCGTCGGCTCCGGACCGGCGCCGGCATTGTCAACATCCGCTTGGGTCATGTCACCTCACGCGTGGGCCGTCGATAGCGGGCCTAGTATACACTGGGGATTTAATAGTGAGGAGTGAGGAGTGAGAATGCGTGCTCGAAAATCGTACTCGTAATCGTGATCGTAATCGTGATTGTAATCGTGATTGTAATCGTGGCTCGAGACTCGAGGCCGTTCCCGATCATCGGACATCGGAATTCGGGGCTCGGGGTTCAGGGTTCGGGTTTTACTTTGCGGCTAAATGTTCCCGTCTCAATTCTCCCGATTCACCCATTCACCCATTCACCTATTCACCTATTTCTTCTATTCACCCTCTGAATTGACCAGTGACAAATGATCAATGAAAATGATCAATGGGAACCGAGTGATCCCTTCGTGCCCTTGGTGACTTTGTGGTGGATCGGTCCGAACCCGGCAGGAAATCGTTGCCCGGCGGGACCGGGGGCGGCTACAATGGAGGTGTTCCCCGCCGCAACGACTGTCCGGAGGTGAGGCGCCATGGTCCGAATCGGCCTGGATGTGGGAGCCACCAAGACGGTGGGGCTGCTGTGCACGGAGTCCGGCCGGGTTCTGCACCGTGTCCGGCAGAAGAGTGCGGTGAAGGATCCCGACAAACTCTACGCGGATATCCGGAACCTGATCCAGAAGCTGACCGGGGAGAGCCCGGAGCGGCCCGCCGCCGCCTGCATCGGCATCGCTGCGTTCGTGGACCACGCCACCGGGCACATCCACTACGCACCCAACCTGCAGGTGGAGAACTTCCCGCTGGGCGAGCGGCTGCAGCGGGATCTGGGCCTGCCCGTCCACATCGACAACGACGTGAACTGCGGCGTGCTGGGCGAGGCGCGGCTCGGCGCCGCCAGGGGCGTGCAGCACGTCGTGGGGCTGTTCATCGGCACGGGGATCGGCGCCGGAATCATCACCCACGGCCACCTGCTGCGCGGCGCGCGGGGCATCGCCGCCGAGGCCGGTCACACGCTCTTCATCCCGGGCGGCCGGATGTGCGGGTGCGGCCGGCGGGGCTGCTTCGAGGCGTACGCCGGCGGCCGCTTCATCAGCGAGTCGGTCGTCCGGGCCTGCCGCACGCACCCGAAGTCGCGGCTCTGCGCCGAGGAGGCCAAAAATCTCACCGGCGTGTGGCGGGCCATGAGCGACGGCGACCCGGTGGCCCGCGCGATCTGGGACAAGGCGATTCTCGCCCTGCGGGTGCTGGTCACCAACCTGGTCACGCTGTTCGATCCGGAGATGGTGCTGCTGGGCGGCACCGTCATCCACGAGCTGCCCCAGGTGGCCGACTCGGTCCGGGAGTTCCTGGTGGCGCAGCG encodes the following:
- a CDS encoding trimeric intracellular cation channel family protein; this translates as MDGGRLPVLSSQPMFQQPATLLHVLDLMGVAVFAASGALSAGRKGLDLLGVLVIAVVTAIGGGTLRDILLDRHPIFWIADPVYLVVIAVAALGTLLYVRHRQPPGRALAIADALGLALFTMTGTRIAEAAHVAPLIAVAMGTMTGVAGGMVRDVLSAEIPLILRRDIYATAAIAGSTVYVALQAAGGGRDAAALIGLAVVVLLRLLAIVWGLRLPVFRIEE
- a CDS encoding TIGR00730 family Rossman fold protein codes for the protein MDQTENRAPVCVYCASSPAADAAYRDAAYRLGVALADRGFPVIYGGGGAGSMGALADGVLSRGGRITGVLPRFMADLEWGHPGLTELRLVEDMRVRKHLMLAESAAAVALPGGCGTLEELLEAITLKRLGLYLNPIILVNTRNFFEPLIQLLDQAIAERFMDERHRAMWQVVAEPEAVPDAIRAAPPWSEDVRRFAVRGR
- a CDS encoding ester cyclase, whose product is MPLTNPSLSPEYAALAAVATDWMERVWRRRDLAAISELHAPDFCDRSPAGRDPGLAAYAAGVAELFAAFPDFEATTDDLVVDTRTDTVAIRWTAVATHLGLFLGAAPTGCRITFRGIEILRIVGGRITERWGEWDGLDLLDQLGAAGPSASGGTP
- a CDS encoding ROK family protein, which codes for MVRIGLDVGATKTVGLLCTESGRVLHRVRQKSAVKDPDKLYADIRNLIQKLTGESPERPAAACIGIAAFVDHATGHIHYAPNLQVENFPLGERLQRDLGLPVHIDNDVNCGVLGEARLGAARGVQHVVGLFIGTGIGAGIITHGHLLRGARGIAAEAGHTLFIPGGRMCGCGRRGCFEAYAGGRFISESVVRACRTHPKSRLCAEEAKNLTGVWRAMSDGDPVARAIWDKAILALRVLVTNLVTLFDPEMVLLGGTVIHELPQVADSVREFLVAQRLRGILHTIPLTQAVLGGDAVALGAACLPDQP